The genomic segment CCTAGGGTCGTGACCCTAGGAATACCATATACAATAAAATGAGTCCTGAAGGGACGCCACAACAATAGCCTAGGGTCGTGACCCTAGGAATACCATATACAATAAAATGAGTCCTGAAGAGACGCCACAATAATAGCCTAGGGTCGTGACCCTAGGAATACCATAAACAATAAATCGGAACCCTGTAGGGCTGACACATAATTAACAAAAGATAATTAAAAATTGTTTTGCTCGACGGACCCAAGATTATTGACTCATAGTTCAAGATTACACATCACTAAGTGAGCGACCCGAAGGCCTATCAATCTTTAACAGTACACTTGCGATCTAAGTGGGTATAACCGCCATCGGCATAGATAATTTGCCCTGTGGTATGAGACGAGCGACTTGAGGCAATAAATACAGTAAGGTCAGCTAATTCCTCTGCCGTAGTCATTCTTTCACCGAGAGGAATCATACTCGTAATACGGCGCTCCTCTTCTTCTGGATTGGGAAGTCTATCTAGGCAGCTGCGATAAAGTGGAGTCATGCATTCAGCAGGAATAATTGAATTAACTCTAATTCCCTTCATTCTAAACTCCAGTGCCCACTCTCTAGTAAGGGCATTGACTGCACCTTTGGCGGCGGCATAACCCGTCGCATTACCTTGGCCAGTCTCAGCCACTTTGGAACCAATATTAACAATATTGCCTCTAGATTTTTCAAGATGAGGAAAAGCGTAATGAACCAGCTCGAAAACTTGAATTAAATTCGTATTTAATGACTGCTTAAATTTGTCTAATGAGTCATCGATATTACAGCCATCATTAACGCCCGCATTGTTAACAAGAACGTCAATTTGACCAAAGGTCTCAACTGTCTGGCTAATAATCTTTTGGCATATTCCTGGACTGGTAAGATCGCCCTCTATATAAAGAACTTCACTTATATCTTTTAATTTTTCCACGAACTCCGATGCCATTGCAGAAGGACGACTGGCGATAACTAGCTTAGCACCTTCAGCTGCAAAAGATTGTGAAATAGCCGCGCCAATCCCTTTAGCACCACCAGTAACTATAACCACTTTATCTGTTAAATTAAGATCCAAAATTTGCTCCAAATATTTAATAAAAATAATCGACCATTAGTGCCTAATAAATTAAGCTTCTACTGCTTTAGGCTCAAGATTTGCGCTTTTCTGATCATCTTCCTCAGAAGGATACATATCCCACAGCGTCAAGCCCCTAAGATCCCTCTTCTTTCCGGGAAGAATAAAGCTACTAAAATAACCAAAAAACAGGCAGCTTAAAGTAGAAAAAACGGCAAATGATGACCAGTGAATTGTACTATAATTTTTTAGTAAAAGCGAAACAATGATACTCGCCGCAACACCCACAACTGCTCCACCACAGTTGGTGCGCCGAGTGAATACACCAAGGATAGCTACACCGATAAAGCCACCCGATAAAACTGCGCAAATCTCGGCCCAAACTTGCATCAAAGCTGGTGTATCTATTCTAGATAAAATCAGAGCTGAACTGGTCCCTATTGCGCCTAAAGCAAAAGTAGAAATCTTCATAATTTTCAAGGCTTTCTGCTCGTCGGGATTTTTACTAAAGCGCTTATAAAAGTCTTCAGAAATTAAAACGGCACAGCTATTCATGCTACTAGATAGTGTCGACATCGATGCCGCAAATAAAGCCGCAATTATGAGCCCCACCAAACCCACGGGAAGTTGTTGGACAATGAATAAGGGAACCATGCTATCATTTTTCATCATCACATCCATTTTATCAGGGAAAGTCGCAAAGTAGGCAAATAAGCTTAATCCTGCAAAACCGGCGAGCAAGGCCACGACAATACTGCATGCCGTCATTGCTCCAGCCAACTTTGGAACATCTTTTTCTGGTGTACAAAGTATGCGCTGAGCTAGGGATTGATCTGAAACAAAGTTCATTTGCACTATGATTGTATTTAAAGCAAAAAAGATAAACAAGGGCAAGGACATATCGCTACTAAATAAAAAGGCATT from the Lentisphaera araneosa HTCC2155 genome contains:
- a CDS encoding SDR family oxidoreductase; this encodes MDLNLTDKVVIVTGGAKGIGAAISQSFAAEGAKLVIASRPSAMASEFVEKLKDISEVLYIEGDLTSPGICQKIISQTVETFGQIDVLVNNAGVNDGCNIDDSLDKFKQSLNTNLIQVFELVHYAFPHLEKSRGNIVNIGSKVAETGQGNATGYAAAKGAVNALTREWALEFRMKGIRVNSIIPAECMTPLYRSCLDRLPNPEEEERRITSMIPLGERMTTAEELADLTVFIASSRSSHTTGQIIYADGGYTHLDRKCTVKD